The following are encoded in a window of Heteronotia binoei isolate CCM8104 ecotype False Entrance Well chromosome 9, APGP_CSIRO_Hbin_v1, whole genome shotgun sequence genomic DNA:
- the CCNA2 gene encoding cyclin-A2 translates to MLTSSAASSDQENQENVPPGTKGAPHLVAAPGTRTVLGLLRDNQHRLAQPQVPLCQIPWSTNDENHVDIAVGKMGTKQPFTIHMDEPESTRPKKNGASKKILPNEYLALEAAVVSIGSRKPLTPIENPMDLGSGSPSIMDMSIVQEVEERVNVNHVPDYIDDIFKYLREMEVKCKPKVGYMKKQPDITNNMRAILVDWLVEVGEEYKLQNETLHLAVNYIDRFLSSMSVLRGKLQLVGTAAMLLASKFEEIYPPEVTEFVYITDDTYTKKQVLRMEHLVLKVLSFDLAAPTINQFLSQYFLHQPANSQVENLATYLGELSLIDADPFLKYLPSVTAAAAFHIANYTITGRTWPEYLVQATGYTIESLQPCLMDLHKTYHRAAQHTQQSVREKYKALKYNAVSLIEPPERLNL, encoded by the exons ATGTTGACGAGCTCCGCCGCCAGCTCGGATCAGGAGAACCAAGAGAATGTTCCCCCGGGGACCAAGGGCGCGCCCCACTTGGTCGCCGCTCCGGGCACCCGGACGGTGTTGGGACTTCTGCGGGACAATCAGCATCGCTTGGCCCAGCCGCAG GTTCCTCTCTGTCAAATACCGTGGAGTACTAATGATGAGAACCACGTCGACATTGCAGTGGGCAAAATGGGGACCAAACAGCCTTTTACCATCCATATGGATGAGCCTGAGAGCACGAGACCAAAGAAAAATGGTGCATCCAAAAAGATTTTGCCTAATGAGTATCTGGCCTTGGAAGCAGCTGTAGTTTCAATAGGCAGTAGGAAACCTCTTACGCCTATAGAGAATCCAATGGATCTTGGCTCTG GGTCCCCAAGTATAATGGACATGTCAATAGTCCAAGAAGTAGAAGAAAGAGTAAATGTTAATCATGTACCTGACtacattgatgacatctttaaGTATCTCAGGGAAATGGAG GTGAAATGCAAGCCCAAAGTGGGTTACATGAAGAAGCAGCCAGATATTACAAACAACATGCGAGCTATTCTTGTGGACTGGCTAGTGGAAGTTGGTGAAGAATACAAATTGCAAAATGAGACTCTGCACCTGGCTGTAAACTACATTGACAGGTTTCTTTCTTCTATGTCAGTGCTAAGAGGGAAGCTTCAACTTGTAGGGACTGCAGCCATGCTGTTAGCATC GAAGTTTGAAGAAATCTACCCGCCAGAAGTGACAGAATTTGTTTACATCACAGATGACACTTACACAAAGAAACAAGTCCTAAGGATGGAGCACTTAGTTCTAAAAGTTTTGTCATTTGACTTGGCAGCGCCAACTATAAACCAGTTCCTTTCTCAGTACTTCTTACACCAGCCAGCTAATTCCCAAGTGGAAAACCTGGCAACA TATTTGGGAGAGCTAAGCCTGATTGATGCTGACCCATTTCTGAAATACTTGCCATCTGTCACTGCTGCTGCAGCATTTCATATAGCAAACTACACAATTACTGGAAGAACTTGG CCTGAATATCTTGTCCAAGCAACAGGATATACAATAGAAAGTCTTCAGCCTTGTCTCATGGACCTCCACAAGACCTACCACAGAGCAGCACAGCACACACAACAGTCCGTAAGGGAAAAATACAAGGCTTTAAA GTACAATGCAGTATCGCTCATTGAACCACCAGAGAGACTAAACTTATAA